The following nucleotide sequence is from Zea mays cultivar B73 chromosome 1, Zm-B73-REFERENCE-NAM-5.0, whole genome shotgun sequence.
ACAACATGTTTAGGATGAGCAGAACCGTGTTTGAAAACTTGCATACTGTTCTTGTTGAGACATATGGGTTGAAAAGCACTAGAAAAATGTCATCAGTAGAGGCTTTGGGGATGTTTCTATGGATTTGTGGAGCTCCTCAGTCACTTAGGCAGGCAGAAAATCGATTTTGTAGGTCTATAGAAACCTGTAGTCGAAAATTTGACAAAGTCCTTACTAGTTTGAACAAATTGGCAGCTGACATAATAAGACCAATAGACCTAGAGTTTAAAACTATTCATGCAAGGCTACAATCACCTAGATTTGCACCTTTCTTTGACAATTGCATTGGAGCCATTGATGGCACACATATCCCAGTTGTGGTTCCAATTAGCAAAGTAGTGCAACACACTGGCAGGCATGGGTACACTACACAAAATGTTTTGGCCATTTGTGATTTCGATATGAGATTTACTTTTGTTGTGGCTGGATGGCCGGGGTCAGTTCACGACATGAGAGTGTTTAAAGATGCAATTGAGAAATATGGAGATAAGTTTCCACATCCTCCTGAAGGGAAATTCTACCTTGTGGACTCAGGTTACCCAAACCGTAAAGGTTACCTTGCTCCTTACAAAGGTACAAAATACCATCTGCCAGAATTCCGAAATGGTCCGATGCC
It contains:
- the LOC109943453 gene encoding uncharacterized protein is translated as MKVEASDDLLQAAMLLRLRSKRRRYIAATTIMIGMYHFETYMNKSSYREPTETGYAWVMRTLGNRTSCYNMFRMSRTVFENLHTVLVETYGLKSTRKMSSVEALGMFLWICGAPQSLRQAENRFCRSIETCSRKFDKVLTSLNKLAADIIRPIDLEFKTIHARLQSPRFAPFFDNCIGAIDGTHIPVVVPISKVVQHTGRHGYTTQNVLAICDFDMRFTFVVAGWPGSVHDMRVFKDAIEKYGDKFPHPPEGKFYLVDSGYPNRKGYLAPYKGTKYHLPEFRNGPMPGGKKENFNYAHSSLRNVIERSFGVLKMKWRILLNLPSYPMPKQSKIIMGCMALHNFIRESYLGDKDFDLCDHDENYVPEIGESSTAGAISQDVVSVQGEDDYNMNEFREWICDGLFSRM